The Streptomyces sp. NBC_01353 genome contains a region encoding:
- a CDS encoding MerR family transcriptional regulator — protein sequence MATPETSAEPLSIGEVAELTGLSVHALRFYEREGLLVGPVRRTSGGRRRYAAFDVDWLLICVKLRESGMPLADLKRFAELVRHGPGNEAERLRLLDTHRQRVDAQIHALEECRSVIAWKVGVYADHLARGEAGGLWDPTA from the coding sequence ATGGCTACTCCCGAGACCTCTGCGGAGCCACTGAGCATCGGCGAGGTGGCCGAACTGACCGGGCTCAGCGTGCACGCACTGCGCTTCTACGAGCGTGAGGGCCTGCTGGTCGGACCGGTCCGGCGCACCTCCGGCGGTCGGCGGCGGTATGCCGCGTTCGACGTCGACTGGCTGCTGATCTGCGTCAAGCTGCGTGAATCCGGGATGCCTCTGGCCGACCTCAAGCGCTTCGCCGAGCTGGTGCGGCACGGTCCGGGCAACGAGGCGGAACGACTGCGGCTCCTCGACACCCATCGGCAGCGCGTCGACGCGCAGATCCACGCGTTGGAGGAGTGCCGTTCCGTCATCGCCTGGAAGGTCGGCGTCTACGCCGACCACCTCGCCCGCGGCGAGGCCGGCGGACTCTGGGACCCGACGGCCTGA
- a CDS encoding SDR family NAD(P)-dependent oxidoreductase, whose protein sequence is MTSTRQQPLGSPFSATSTAEDVMTGLDLSGTSAVVTGGYSGLGLETTRALTAAGAQVVVPARRPDIARAALADVEGCDVVPMDLADLDSVRAAASRIGDSLTGLDLFMAVAGVMATPERHVGPGWESQLAANHFGHFTLACELFPLLAAADGARVVVNSSAGHALTDIRWHDPHFRAGYDKWLAYGQAKTANALFAVQFDALGRGDGVRAFALHPGKIITGLQREMTLQEQIERGWVDAHGNVIGADFKTPSQGAATGLWAATSPLLDDRGGLYLEDCDIARVSAPDAPMDDGGVREYAIDPDAAARLWDLSITATGATPITR, encoded by the coding sequence ATGACCAGCACTCGTCAGCAGCCGCTCGGCTCCCCCTTCTCTGCCACCAGCACCGCCGAGGACGTCATGACCGGCCTCGACCTCTCCGGCACGAGCGCCGTCGTGACCGGCGGCTACTCCGGACTCGGCCTGGAAACCACCCGCGCCCTCACTGCCGCCGGGGCCCAGGTCGTCGTTCCGGCACGCCGACCCGACATCGCCCGCGCCGCGCTCGCCGATGTGGAGGGCTGCGACGTCGTCCCCATGGACCTGGCAGATCTCGACAGCGTGCGCGCCGCCGCCTCTCGGATCGGCGACTCCCTCACCGGACTCGACCTCTTCATGGCCGTCGCGGGAGTCATGGCCACCCCCGAGCGGCACGTCGGCCCCGGCTGGGAGAGCCAACTCGCCGCCAACCACTTCGGACACTTCACCCTCGCCTGCGAGCTCTTTCCACTGCTGGCCGCCGCCGACGGTGCGCGCGTCGTCGTCAACAGCTCCGCCGGACACGCCCTGACCGACATCCGCTGGCACGACCCGCACTTCCGTGCCGGCTACGACAAGTGGCTGGCCTACGGCCAGGCCAAGACCGCCAACGCCCTCTTCGCCGTACAGTTCGACGCCCTCGGGCGGGGCGACGGCGTCCGGGCATTCGCTCTCCATCCGGGCAAGATCATCACCGGCCTTCAGCGGGAGATGACGCTCCAGGAACAGATCGAACGCGGCTGGGTCGACGCGCACGGCAACGTGATCGGCGCCGACTTCAAGACGCCCTCCCAGGGCGCCGCCACCGGTCTGTGGGCAGCCACGTCCCCACTCCTCGACGACCGTGGCGGCCTCTACCTCGAAGACTGCGACATCGCGCGCGTCTCCGCCCCCGACGCGCCGATGGACGACGGCGGTGTCCGCGAGTACGCCATCGACCCCGACGCGGCCGCACGGCTCTGGGACCTGTCCATCACCGCGACCGGCGCCACCCCGATCACCCGATGA